A window of Accipiter gentilis chromosome 24, bAccGen1.1, whole genome shotgun sequence contains these coding sequences:
- the LOC126050353 gene encoding uncharacterized protein LOC126050353, producing the protein MVSGAAGSGRPLPPRYPGAPQGGLETVPGLATAPGAALRSGRERLLALTRVLTACDTSLRNASGVTAAGAGHRPPPRTSLPQASSREGGTAEGGFPTEEPAPAFPVSQEERGELRELFGPDGSGLIDVSDLKITIRALGCELREEEVERIISECSEEGSGKLTFKLFLQIMTQKMAEPCLKEDILEAFEVFDCDGPGKIFFENLRVMASEVGEDIMDEELQEMMDEADVNGDGDMDEQEFLRILMLTDP; encoded by the exons ATGGTGAGCGGGGCGGCGGGATCGGGTCGCCCTCTCCCTCCGCGCTACCCCGGGGCTCCTCAGGGCGGCCTGGAGACGGTCCCGGGCCTGGCCAcggccccgggggctgccctaCGGAGCGGCAGGGAGCGGCTGCTGGCCTTAACCCGAGTCTTGACCGCCTGCGACACCTCCCTCAGAAACGCCTCAG GGGTGACTGCGGCCGGTGCCGGTCACCGTCCCCCTCCCCGGACCTCTCTCCCGCAGGCTtccagcagggagggaggcacCGCCGAGGGGGGCTTCCCGACGGAGGAACCAGCCCCCGCCTTCCCTGTGAGccaagaggagaggggagagctgCGTGAGTTGTTCGGTCCTGATGGCTCGGGCCTGATCGATGTCAGCGACTTGAAG ATAACCATAAGGGCTCTGGGCTGTGAATTGAGGgaagaggaggtggagagaatAATTTCTGAATGCAGTGAAGAAGGGTCAGGGAAGCTAACCTTTAAGTTGTTTCTGCAGATTATGACTCAGAAAATG GCGGAGCCATGTTTGAAAGAGGATATCCTGGAAGCTTTCGAGGTGTTTGATTGTGATGGCCCTGGCAAGATCTTCTTTGAGAATCTCAGGGTGATGGCTAGTGAGGTTGGGGAAGACATCATGGATGAGGAGCTGCAG GAGATGATGGATGAAGCAGATGTgaatggagatggggacatggaCGAACAGGAGTTCCTACGGATTCTGATGCTGACTGACCCATAa